Within the Carassius auratus strain Wakin chromosome 18, ASM336829v1, whole genome shotgun sequence genome, the region AGGGCcagtacattttgacatttgaGGTTTATGTGTTTAGTAATATTTGTGTATGCCATGTACTTAGGCaaatataaaaggtgtgtgtAAAAAGTTGGGCTGGTCGGAAAGGCAGGTGGAGCGCTGGTTCCGCAGACGGAGGAACCAAGACAGACCAGGACTACTGAAGAAATTCAAAGAAGCCAGGTATATTTACACACACTAAACAATCTTTCTTGATTTACTCATTTGTATTTGGCCATATTTGACCTTTTAACCATTGCCAAACATGTAAGTCTGTTATTAACAATAGTATTTCCTCTTTGTAGTTGGCGGTTTGCCTTTTATCTGTGTTCGTCTTTCGGAGGAGTGCTGGCTTTACATGATGTAAGtgattttttatgtatatacaaaCCTCAGGCTGCATCTGACATCTTAATGACCTccaaacagctgtgtgtgtgtgtgtgtgtgagtgtgtgttacagCCATACAGTCTATGGTTACAGCACATGCAAAGATTCTCAGGAGAGACCTTAAatcagcatgtgtgtttgtgagaaatgCCTGAGGGGTAATTAGTAACATTTTCCCACCTGTGAACTCCGCCAGCCTGATAGAAAGATCCACAAACGGGCACAACAACAGGCATGAACaggccctgcacacacacacacacacacacacacacacacattaacttgTTGTTAAGACAAGCATCACTATCACTATTCTAACGTATTAAATTTAGGCATGTAATCCCATATCACCATATCAAGGGTTTAGGTACGTAGAGAATTTGTCTATGGGGTGGACTCATTAGAATTGGGTTTTTAATAACACATAAATCAATTTGTTGTTTTGAAGAACttataattaaacaatttcacAAGAGCAAACGTGCAGGTTACCACAGCTGTGAAGATATTCACACCACGATATTGCTTTTACACAACAGTCTTCAGTAAACAAGAAGGTCATGctgagtaacttacattttagatacAGTATTGACAGTTAAGTCTGAATATTTTTGCTTCACCAGTGAACTGTTTCAATCAATCGTCCAGTATCACAGAGCAGTGTTTCATTCCTATTAAATGAATCGGTTGATTCCGTGATTCGAATGATTCAAAGATTCACTCACTTGACGCCACCTACTGGCGTAACGATGCAACTGAAAACTCTGAAAACTGAAAACTCCTCAACACAGACTGCAATACtttgtgtttatattattttgtgttatttggttctaaaaataaatcaataaactgtGAATTGTATTGTTTTGTGCCACAGAAACCATGGTTTTATGATCTACGGGAAGTGTGGGCAGGATTTCCCAAACAAGTAagttaaatgtaacattaaaaaaaagaaaaagaaagtattttaaaagcaaaaacgaATATACTGTACGTAGTAAAGTGAAAACAAGAAAATTTGCATGTTGTTCTGGGAGGGTTGTGTTTGTGCAAGCATGTTGTTTTTATGGCGttggtttttaaatatttgttttgtgtgtgtgtgtgtgtgtgtgtgtgtgtacagtcactgctggaatcTCAATACTGGTATTACATCATTGAGATGAGTTTTTATGGTTCTTTACTGTTCAGTGTGGCTGCAGATGTAAAACGCAAGGTAACAatcataattatttcattttttctaaaaaaaaaaaaacaagtctcaATTCAACTAGTCTGCAGGTAGCACTgctaataatgccataaaacagtCAACAAGCAAAAATTAATGCAGGATAAATCAATGAATGGATGttttacattcattaaaaaaatatgccTTTGGAGAAATTTGGAAATAATTGATGAAGTTGCCATATCAAGAGAGATATGTCTATGTTTATGgagctctgtttctctctgtcaaTTTGCAGGACTTTAGAGAGCAGTTGGTCCATCACTGGGCCACACTAACACTGCTGTCCTTCTCCTGGTGTGCCAACTATATCCGCATTGGCACACTGGTCATGCTGGTGCACGACACATCCGATGTCCTGCTCGAggtgagagagagatgaacagTAAAAGAAGAGTCAAACATGTTTTAAAGggaaggatagttcacccaaaaatgataattctgtcatcattcagttACTTACCTTCCCATTGTCACAAACCTGTATGGAGGTAATTGTGTTTATACTaggatattatttttttctagtaaTCCCCATCCCAAATTTAGATGTTTTGTGTTAAAGGTTTTCATTTTCCTGTTTTTCTAAGTCTGCTAAGATGTTTAACTATGCTGGATGGGAGACGACCTGCAACAGTATCTTTGTGGTGTTCGCTCTGGTCTTCATGGTAACCAGACTCATCATTTTTCCTTTCTGGTAAGTTATGTGACAGAGGTAAATCAGTGGGAGATTTTAGGGTTACATttgttaaattgtgtgtgtgtgtgtgtgtgtgtgtgtgtgtgtacaggctgATCCACTGTACGTGGGTGTATCCTCTGGACCAGTTCGAACCCTTTTTCGGCTATTATTTCTTTAACGTCATGCTTGTGGTGCTGCTGTTATTGCACGTGTTCTGGGCTTCTTTGATTCTTCGCATGGTCAAGAAGTTTATTTTCGGCAAAGTGAGTATCCATTGTTCttcatataaaataacaaaaaaaagcagTATGTGCATTTTAGTGATTTTACTAAAGTTGATGAGTGGTTGGACTTTTCTTCACGTAttaaacagcaataaaaaaagtaaatgtgtttgtttgtaaaaagCAG harbors:
- the cers3b gene encoding ceramide synthase 2; translation: MLSEWFWWDRLWLPRTVTWADLQDSEGRVYARVSHLYITLPVAVLLLGLRAFYERLIAVPLAKALGVKDKIHKRASHNPVLEKYYKTHSKHPTQANIKGVCKKLGWSERQVERWFRRRRNQDRPGLLKKFKEASWRFAFYLCSSFGGVLALHDKPWFYDLREVWAGFPKQSLLESQYWYYIIEMSFYGSLLFSVAADVKRKDFREQLVHHWATLTLLSFSWCANYIRIGTLVMLVHDTSDVLLESAKMFNYAGWETTCNSIFVVFALVFMVTRLIIFPFWLIHCTWVYPLDQFEPFFGYYFFNVMLVVLLLLHVFWASLILRMVKKFIFGKLKGDERSDEEEDEEGSEEDYTHTYSNGSGNGLSNGH